The segment CTTTTTGGAATAATTCACGCGTAACTACTTTGTTTAATACAGCATTAACTTCTTCAGTTGTTGGCCAGATATCAGCGAAGAATACTTCTTTGCCTTCTGGAGTTACAGCGATCGCGTCTTTTTGTAAGTCGATATCAACAGTACCAGCTAAAGCGTATGCAACTACTAGTGGTGGTGAAGCTAAGAAGTTAGCTTTTACTAGTGGGTGTACACGGCCTTCGAAGTTACGGTTACCAGAAAGTACTGAAGTTACGAATAAGTCATTTGATTTAATCGCGTCTTCGATTTCTGGAAGTAATGGACCTGAGTTACCGATACATGTTGTACAACCGTAACCAACTGTGTTGAATCCGATTTGATCAAAGTATGCTTGTAAGCCAGAATCTTCTAAGTAACCAGTTACTACTTTTGAACCTGGTGCTAAAGAAGTTTTAACCCATTTCGCAGGTTTAATGCCTAACTCAACTGCTTTTTTAGCTACTAAACCAGCTGCTAAAAGAACGTATGGGTTAGATGTATTTGTACAAGAAGTGATTGCAGCGATTGCTACAGCACCAGCTGGAACTTCTACAGTACCTTCTGCAAAGTTAGCAGGAGATTTTTTGTCGAATTCAGCTTCTGTTAAACCGAAACCTTGAGTTCCTTGAGGAGCTACTACAGATGAACGGTAAACAGATTTCATGTCAGTTAAAGGAATTAAATCTTGTGGACGTTTTGGACCAGAAAGGTTCGCTTCGATATCAGCAAGGTTAATTTCTAAAACTTCAGTGTATACAGGCTCTAAAGTTGCATCAAAGAACATGTCATTTGCTTTTAAGTAGTTTTCTACAACAGCGATATGCTCTTCATCACGGCCAGTTAGACGCATGTAATTTAATGATTCTTCGTCAACTGCGAAGAAACCACAAGTAGCACCATATTCTGGAGCCATGTTTGAAATTGTCGCACGGTCAGCAAGTGGTAAACCAGGTACGCCAGGTCCGAAGAACTCAACGAATTTGTTTACTACACCTTTTGCTCGTAATACTTGAGTAACTTTTAATGCTAAGTCAGTAGCTGTTGTTCCGTTTGGAAGTTCGCCTACTAATTTAACCCCGATAACTTCTGGGATTGGGAAGTATGATGGTTGGCCAAGCATACCAGCTTCAGCTTCGATACCACCAACACCCCATCCAAGAACACCGATACCGTTGATCATTGTTGTATGTGAGTCAGTACCTACTACTGAGTCTGGGAATGTTTCGAAAGTGCCATCAGCATTTTCTTTAACGTGTACGATTGGTGCTAAGTACTCTAAGTTAACTTGGTGTACGATACCAGTTGCTGGTGGTACAGCGCGGAAGTTATCATAAGAAGTTTGCGCCCATTTTAAGAAGTTATAACGCTCAGCATTACGCTCGAACTCAAGGTCCATGTTCGCATTTAATGCAGCAGCATTACCGTATTTGTCAACTTGTACTGAGTGGTCAATTACAAGGTCAACTGGGATTGCTGGGTTAATTTTGTCTGGGTCGCCACCCATTTCTTTCA is part of the Solibacillus sp. FSL K6-1523 genome and harbors:
- the acnA gene encoding aconitate hydratase AcnA, which gives rise to MAQNLHNSRASFEVNGKSYNYFRLAAIEEAGIANVSRLPYSIKVLLESVLRQYDGYVIKEEHVNELAKWGKDANTEAEVPFKPSRVVLQDFTGVPVVVDLASLRSAMKEMGGDPDKINPAIPVDLVIDHSVQVDKYGNAAALNANMDLEFERNAERYNFLKWAQTSYDNFRAVPPATGIVHQVNLEYLAPIVHVKENADGTFETFPDSVVGTDSHTTMINGIGVLGWGVGGIEAEAGMLGQPSYFPIPEVIGVKLVGELPNGTTATDLALKVTQVLRAKGVVNKFVEFFGPGVPGLPLADRATISNMAPEYGATCGFFAVDEESLNYMRLTGRDEEHIAVVENYLKANDMFFDATLEPVYTEVLEINLADIEANLSGPKRPQDLIPLTDMKSVYRSSVVAPQGTQGFGLTEAEFDKKSPANFAEGTVEVPAGAVAIAAITSCTNTSNPYVLLAAGLVAKKAVELGIKPAKWVKTSLAPGSKVVTGYLEDSGLQAYFDQIGFNTVGYGCTTCIGNSGPLLPEIEDAIKSNDLFVTSVLSGNRNFEGRVHPLVKANFLASPPLVVAYALAGTVDIDLQKDAIAVTPEGKEVFFADIWPTTEEVNAVLNKVVTRELFQKEYETVFTANEKWNAIETSTESLYTFDEKSTYIQNPPFFTGLSKEPEAIKGLDGLRVMAKFGDSITTDHISPAGAIGKDTPAGKYLIENGVAIRDFNSYGSRRGNHEVMMRGTFANIRIRNQVAPGTEGGFTTYWPTGEVEYIYDACMKYQEAGTGLVVLAGNDYGMGSSRDWAAKGTFLLGVKTVIAQSYERIHRSNLVMMGVLPLQFMAGDSADALGLKGDETISVNLTDDVKPRDILTVTATSPEGKVTEFKALARFDSEVEVDYYRHGGILQMVLRAKAAQQ